A part of Halobaculum sp. MBLA0143 genomic DNA contains:
- a CDS encoding SPFH domain-containing protein, producing MVPVPLQAGFSLALVGLLFLLLAVVTVWQSVVIVDAYEKKAKTVFGQFDTLLDPGINFVEPFVSNTHAFDMRTQTLDVPRQEAITRDNSPVTADAVVYIKVMDAKKAFLEVEDYKTAVSNLAQTTLRAVLGDMDLDDTLNKRQEINARIRKELDEPTDEWGIRVESVEVREVNPSKDVQQAMEQQTSAERKRRAMILEAQGERRSAIEEAEGEKESNIIRAQGEKQSQILEAQGDAISTVLRAKSAQSMGERAIIERGMETLESIGEGESTTFVLPQELTSLVGRYGKTLTGSDVQESEGLDSLDFGDETREMLGLDDIDEMIGQLDEIEGMEGMSDDVENGEDSIADMDEVVGDGEDQIESTEDVTGGDGTVDQPDEPLSEELETEVE from the coding sequence ATGGTTCCCGTACCACTACAGGCGGGCTTCAGCCTGGCGCTAGTCGGACTGTTGTTCCTCCTGCTGGCGGTCGTCACCGTCTGGCAGTCCGTGGTCATCGTCGACGCCTACGAGAAGAAGGCGAAGACGGTGTTCGGGCAGTTCGACACGCTGCTGGACCCCGGGATCAACTTCGTGGAGCCGTTCGTCTCCAACACCCACGCGTTCGACATGCGGACGCAGACTCTGGACGTGCCGCGTCAGGAGGCGATCACCCGGGACAACTCCCCGGTGACCGCCGACGCCGTCGTCTACATCAAGGTGATGGACGCCAAGAAGGCGTTCCTGGAGGTTGAAGACTACAAGACGGCCGTCTCGAACCTGGCCCAGACCACACTGCGTGCCGTGCTGGGTGACATGGACTTAGACGACACGCTGAACAAGCGCCAAGAGATCAACGCTCGCATCCGCAAGGAGCTCGACGAGCCGACCGACGAGTGGGGTATCCGAGTGGAGTCCGTCGAGGTGCGGGAGGTCAACCCCTCGAAGGACGTCCAACAGGCGATGGAGCAACAGACCTCCGCCGAGCGGAAGCGGCGGGCCATGATCCTGGAGGCGCAGGGTGAGCGCCGCTCCGCCATCGAGGAGGCGGAAGGGGAGAAGGAGTCGAACATCATCCGCGCCCAGGGTGAAAAGCAGAGCCAGATCCTGGAGGCACAGGGTGACGCAATCTCCACCGTGCTGCGCGCGAAGTCCGCCCAGTCGATGGGCGAGCGTGCGATCATCGAGAGAGGGATGGAGACGCTGGAGTCCATCGGCGAAGGGGAGTCGACGACGTTCGTGCTCCCGCAGGAGCTCACCTCGTTGGTCGGTCGCTACGGCAAGACGCTCACCGGCTCCGACGTCCAGGAGTCCGAGGGGCTCGACTCGCTCGACTTCGGCGACGAGACTCGCGAGATGCTCGGGCTAGACGACATCGACGAGATGATCGGACAGCTCGACGAGATCGAGGGGATGGAAGGGATGAGCGACGACGTCGAGAACGGCGAGGACTCGATCGCCGACATGGACGAGGTCGTCGGCGACGGCGAAGACCAGATCGAGTCCACAGAAGACGTCACGGGCGGCGACGGCACGGTCGACCAACCGGACGAGCCGCTCAGTGAGGAGCTCGAGACGGAAGTGGAGTAA
- a CDS encoding winged helix-turn-helix transcriptional regulator: protein MSREVDDEKRDTLRRFAALGAATPLVSAEATAESDDGDDRSAVRDAIRGYLSRTPGAHFSKLRDDLRLGTGETQHHLRTLESEGAVVSTRDGDYRRFYPAGQFSAFEQTALGYLRRETARGVVVTLLREPDASGADVARALDVSRPTVSNYVGELESAGLLDRSDGYAVVRPETIITLLVRYADSFGPDAAAFADDAAADLVSYDG from the coding sequence GTGAGCCGAGAGGTAGACGACGAGAAGCGCGACACTCTCCGGCGGTTCGCCGCCCTCGGAGCGGCGACCCCGTTGGTGTCGGCGGAGGCGACCGCCGAGAGCGACGACGGCGACGACCGCTCGGCCGTGCGGGACGCGATCCGGGGGTACCTCTCGCGGACTCCCGGCGCACACTTCTCGAAGCTGCGCGACGATCTACGGCTGGGGACGGGGGAGACCCAACACCACCTCCGCACCCTGGAGTCGGAGGGGGCTGTCGTCTCCACCCGCGACGGCGACTACCGTAGATTCTACCCCGCCGGGCAGTTCTCCGCGTTCGAACAGACGGCACTGGGCTACCTCCGCCGCGAGACCGCACGCGGAGTCGTCGTAACCCTGTTGCGGGAGCCGGACGCCTCCGGTGCGGACGTGGCCCGGGCGCTGGACGTCTCCCGACCGACCGTCTCGAACTACGTCGGCGAACTGGAGTCGGCCGGGCTGTTGGACCGGTCGGACGGCTACGCCGTGGTGCGCCCGGAGACGATCATCACGCTGCTCGTCCGGTACGCGGACTCCTTCGGCCCGGACGCGGCGGCGTTCGCCGACGACGCTGCCGCCGACCTCGTCTCGTACGACGGCTGA
- a CDS encoding DUF1743 domain-containing protein — translation MTVVAVDDTDSRTEGMCTTYLAARLAERLPTERRLLVRLSPAVAHKTRGNAAVAVHTTAAPDRAREAAVDLVSSYAVGDASTGVVVAPGSPDAVAPAVASFAETAVRRPVDPSRALSLLSETGYDAVGWGDGRRVVDDDPGGDELVGRGRVGALAAVGAWRASSEWTYERIDYRKFERCGTPREVDARSVFAAAADGYPAAWDTVDRVAGEAVCVPNAPGPILYGIRGDDPDAVAAVADGVEAEPVERSAVFVTNQGTDAHLQPGEIGGLRQDRAYRVDGTVTESPTTRAGGHVFFELGDDGGDGDNGSDGDDCDDAGDDPETVDCVAFEPTGRFRDRVRALRVGDDVTVCGEYDDGTVKLEKFAVRALSRTERVVPECPECGRSMESAGRDQGYRCRDCRTTAPGKATVTVERELESGWYEVPPSARRHVARPLVRGGFDAPTHPEW, via the coding sequence GTGACAGTCGTCGCCGTCGACGACACCGACTCCCGGACGGAGGGGATGTGTACGACGTACCTCGCGGCGCGGCTCGCCGAGCGACTGCCGACGGAGCGCCGGCTCCTCGTCCGGCTGTCGCCCGCGGTCGCCCACAAGACCCGCGGCAACGCCGCCGTCGCAGTCCACACGACGGCCGCCCCCGACCGGGCCCGCGAGGCGGCCGTCGACCTCGTTTCGTCGTACGCCGTCGGCGACGCGAGTACGGGCGTCGTCGTCGCTCCAGGCTCGCCGGACGCGGTGGCGCCGGCGGTCGCGTCGTTCGCAGAGACGGCGGTTCGCCGGCCGGTTGACCCCTCCCGGGCGTTGTCGCTGCTGTCGGAGACGGGGTACGACGCCGTCGGCTGGGGTGACGGGCGGCGAGTGGTGGACGACGACCCTGGCGGGGACGAACTCGTCGGTCGCGGGCGGGTCGGGGCGCTGGCGGCCGTCGGCGCCTGGCGGGCCTCGTCCGAGTGGACGTACGAGCGGATCGACTACCGGAAGTTCGAGCGCTGCGGGACACCCCGCGAGGTCGACGCGCGGAGCGTGTTCGCTGCCGCGGCCGACGGCTACCCGGCGGCGTGGGACACGGTCGACCGAGTCGCCGGCGAGGCAGTGTGCGTGCCGAACGCGCCGGGACCGATTCTCTACGGGATTCGTGGTGACGATCCGGACGCGGTCGCGGCGGTCGCCGACGGCGTCGAGGCGGAGCCAGTGGAGCGCTCCGCCGTGTTCGTCACGAACCAGGGGACGGACGCGCACTTGCAGCCCGGAGAGATCGGTGGCCTCCGACAGGACCGAGCGTACCGGGTCGACGGGACGGTGACCGAGTCGCCGACGACACGGGCCGGCGGGCACGTCTTCTTCGAACTCGGCGACGACGGCGGTGACGGAGACAACGGCAGCGACGGCGACGACTGCGACGACGCTGGCGACGACCCCGAGACGGTCGACTGCGTGGCGTTCGAACCCACCGGGCGGTTCCGCGACCGGGTGCGAGCGCTCCGGGTCGGCGACGATGTCACCGTCTGCGGGGAGTACGACGACGGGACGGTGAAGCTGGAGAAGTTCGCCGTCCGGGCGCTCTCCCGGACGGAGCGGGTCGTACCGGAGTGTCCCGAGTGCGGTCGGTCGATGGAGTCGGCCGGCCGCGACCAGGGCTACCGGTGTCGGGACTGCCGGACGACGGCGCCGGGGAAGGCGACCGTCACGGTGGAGCGAGAGCTGGAGTCGGGCTGGTACGAGGTCCCGCCGTCCGCGCGCCGGCACGTCGCCCGGCCGCTCGTCCGCGGCGGGTTCGACGCCCCGACACACCCGGAGTGGTAG